A window of Dorea formicigenerans contains these coding sequences:
- a CDS encoding aminotransferase class I/II-fold pyridoxal phosphate-dependent enzyme, with protein sequence MKPYSKLTKEELKKLKGQLEKQFEEVKAKGIHLDMSRGKPSKAQLDLSNGLMDVLNGDSDLVSSDGVDCRNYGVLDGITEARKLLADMSEVPERNILIYGNSSLNVMFDTVSRAMTHGIMGSTPWCKLDKVKFLCPVPGYDRHFAITEYFGIEMINVPLLPTGPDMDMVEKLVAEDPAIKGIWCVPKYSNPTGVSYSDETVRRFAHLKPAAKDFRIFWDNAYSIHHLYDDKRDVILELLNECVKAGNPDMVFKFISTSKVSFPGSGIAALAASRANIEDAKSFMKFQTIGHDKLNQLRHVRFFKDMPGMYEHMRKHAAILRPKFEKVEDVLEKEIGGLGIGTWTKPLGGYFISFDSMDGCAKAIVAKAKEAGLIMTGAGATFPYGKDPKDSNIRIAPSFPTVEELAQAAEIFVLSVKLVSVEKLLGAK encoded by the coding sequence ATGAAACCGTATAGCAAGTTGACGAAAGAAGAGCTGAAAAAGTTAAAAGGCCAGTTAGAGAAACAATTCGAAGAAGTGAAAGCAAAAGGAATACATTTGGATATGTCCCGTGGTAAACCGTCAAAAGCACAGTTGGATCTGAGTAATGGTCTGATGGACGTGCTGAATGGGGACAGTGACCTGGTAAGCTCTGATGGAGTAGACTGCCGTAACTACGGTGTTCTGGATGGAATTACAGAGGCAAGAAAATTACTGGCAGATATGTCAGAAGTACCAGAGAGAAATATTCTGATCTACGGAAACTCCAGCCTGAATGTAATGTTCGATACAGTATCAAGAGCTATGACTCATGGTATCATGGGAAGCACACCATGGTGCAAATTAGATAAAGTAAAATTCTTATGTCCGGTTCCGGGATACGACAGACATTTTGCGATTACAGAGTATTTTGGAATTGAAATGATCAATGTACCGCTTCTTCCGACAGGTCCGGATATGGATATGGTAGAGAAATTGGTGGCAGAAGATCCTGCAATCAAAGGAATCTGGTGTGTGCCGAAGTATTCTAACCCGACAGGTGTATCTTACTCTGATGAGACAGTCAGAAGATTTGCACACTTGAAACCGGCAGCAAAAGACTTCCGTATCTTCTGGGATAATGCATATTCAATCCATCATCTTTATGATGACAAGAGAGACGTTATTCTTGAACTGTTAAATGAATGTGTCAAAGCAGGCAATCCGGATATGGTATTCAAATTTATTTCCACATCCAAGGTTTCTTTCCCTGGATCCGGAATTGCAGCACTTGCTGCATCCAGAGCGAATATCGAAGATGCGAAGAGCTTTATGAAGTTCCAGACAATCGGACATGACAAGCTCAACCAGCTCCGTCATGTAAGATTCTTTAAAGATATGCCGGGAATGTATGAGCATATGAGAAAACATGCTGCTATCCTTCGCCCGAAATTCGAAAAGGTTGAAGATGTTCTGGAGAAAGAAATTGGCGGACTTGGAATCGGAACATGGACAAAGCCACTCGGCGGATATTTTATTTCTTTCGATTCAATGGATGGCTGCGCAAAGGCAATTGTGGCAAAAGCAAAAGAAGCTGGTCTGATCATGACAGGTGCCGGAGCAACATTCCCATACGGAAAGGATCCAAAAGACAGCAATATCCGTATTGCACCGTCCTTCCCGACAGTTGAGGAACTTGCACAGGCAGCAGAAATCTTCGTACTCAGTGTAAAACTTGTCAGTGTAGAGAAACTGCTTGGAGCAAAATAA
- a CDS encoding type II toxin-antitoxin system RelB/DinJ family antitoxin, translating into MAKSSTCNISIRMDSNLKAAAEALYEELGMNLSTAFNIFVRQSLRERGIPFKITEGTPSKETVSAMLEAERIAKDPTVKGYHDVDEFFANLDS; encoded by the coding sequence ATGGCTAAATCATCAACCTGTAATATCAGTATACGCATGGACAGCAATCTTAAAGCTGCGGCAGAAGCTCTTTATGAAGAACTTGGTATGAATCTGAGCACTGCGTTTAATATTTTTGTACGTCAGTCTTTACGTGAAAGAGGGATTCCTTTCAAAATTACCGAAGGAACTCCAAGCAAAGAAACCGTCTCGGCTATGCTTGAGGCAGAAAGGATTGCAAAAGATCCTACTGTCAAAGGTTATCACGATGTAGATGAATTTTTTGCAAATCTTGATTCATGA
- the rpmG gene encoding 50S ribosomal protein L33 — translation MRTRITLECTECKQRNYNMTKDKKTHPERMETKKYCKFCKSHTLHKETK, via the coding sequence GTGCGTACAAGAATCACATTAGAATGTACAGAATGCAAGCAGCGTAACTACAACATGACTAAGGATAAGAAAACTCATCCTGAGCGCATGGAGACTAAGAAGTACTGTAAGTTCTGTAAGTCACACACATTGCACAAGGAGACAAAATAG
- the secE gene encoding preprotein translocase subunit SecE: MSEKSQKTQKKNWFKGLNAEFKKIIWPDKQTLVKETAAVVSVSVVLGAIIALVDFLAQHGIDILVNLG; this comes from the coding sequence ATGAGTGAGAAATCTCAAAAGACTCAGAAGAAGAACTGGTTCAAAGGTCTTAACGCAGAGTTTAAGAAAATCATTTGGCCAGACAAGCAGACACTTGTAAAAGAGACGGCGGCAGTAGTTTCCGTATCCGTAGTGCTGGGAGCAATCATCGCATTAGTTGATTTCCTGGCTCAGCACGGAATTGACATTCTGGTCAATCTGGGCTAG
- the nusG gene encoding transcription termination/antitermination protein NusG, with the protein MSEAKWYVVHTYSGYENKVKANIDKSVENRHLEDQILEVRVPLQDVVELKNGVQKVSQKKMFPGYVLIHMIMNDDTWYVVRNTRGVTGFVGPGSKPVPLTDAEMAPLGIQQDNIVVDFEVGDTVQVVAGAWADTVGVIQAMNAQKQSVTINVELFGRETPVEISFAEIKRV; encoded by the coding sequence ATGTCAGAAGCAAAATGGTACGTAGTTCATACCTATTCCGGGTATGAGAACAAAGTAAAAGCCAACATTGATAAGTCGGTTGAGAACAGACATCTGGAGGATCAGATCCTTGAAGTCAGAGTTCCGTTGCAGGACGTTGTTGAACTTAAGAACGGAGTGCAGAAGGTATCTCAGAAGAAGATGTTTCCGGGATATGTATTGATTCATATGATTATGAATGATGATACCTGGTATGTTGTGCGTAACACAAGAGGTGTGACAGGATTTGTAGGTCCGGGATCTAAGCCGGTACCGCTTACAGATGCAGAGATGGCACCACTTGGAATTCAGCAGGACAACATCGTAGTAGACTTTGAAGTCGGTGACACCGTACAGGTTGTTGCCGGTGCGTGGGCAGATACAGTCGGAGTGATCCAGGCTATGAACGCGCAGAAGCAGAGTGTAACGATCAATGTTGAGCTGTTCGGTCGCGAAACACCGGTTGAAATTAGTTTCGCAGAAATTAAACGAGTGTAA
- the rplK gene encoding 50S ribosomal protein L11 — MAKKVEGYIKLQIPAGKATPAPPVGPALGQHGVNIVEFTKQFNAKTADQGDMIIPVVITVYNDRSFSFITKTPPAAVLIKKACNIKSGSGVPNKNKVATITKAQVEEIAKTKMPDLNAATVEAAASMIAGTCRSMGVTVVD, encoded by the coding sequence ATGGCAAAAAAAGTAGAAGGTTATATTAAATTACAGATTCCTGCCGGCAAAGCAACTCCGGCACCACCGGTTGGACCAGCTCTTGGACAGCACGGTGTAAACATCGTTGAATTCACAAAGCAGTTCAACGCTAAGACAGCAGATCAGGGAGATATGATCATCCCTGTAGTTATCACAGTTTACAACGATAGAAGCTTTAGCTTCATCACAAAGACACCACCGGCAGCAGTTCTGATCAAGAAAGCATGCAACATCAAATCAGGATCTGGTGTTCCGAATAAGAATAAAGTTGCTACAATCACAAAAGCTCAGGTAGAGGAGATCGCTAAGACAAAGATGCCAGACCTGAACGCAGCAACTGTAGAGGCAGCTGCCAGCATGATCGCTGGAACATGCCGTTCTATGGGAGTAACTGTAGTAGACTAG
- the rplA gene encoding 50S ribosomal protein L1: protein MKRGKKYVEAAKAIDRGTLYDVADAVALVKKTAVAKFDETIEAHIRTGCDGRHADQQIRGAVVLPHGTGKKVRILVFAKDAKAEEAKAAGADFVGGDELIPKIQNENWFEFDVVVATPDMMGVVGRLGRVLGPKGLMPNPKAGTVTMDVTKAIQDIKAGKIEYRLDKTNIIHVPVGKASFTEEQLADNFQTLIDAINKAKPAALKGQYLKTVTLTSTMGPGVKINPMKLA from the coding sequence ATGAAAAGAGGAAAGAAATACGTTGAGGCTGCAAAAGCTATCGACAGAGGAACACTCTATGATGTAGCAGACGCAGTAGCATTGGTTAAAAAAACTGCAGTAGCAAAATTTGATGAGACAATCGAGGCTCATATCAGAACAGGTTGTGACGGACGTCACGCTGACCAGCAGATTCGTGGAGCAGTTGTACTGCCACACGGAACAGGTAAAAAGGTTCGTATCCTTGTATTTGCTAAAGACGCTAAAGCTGAGGAAGCTAAAGCTGCTGGAGCAGATTTCGTAGGCGGAGACGAGCTCATTCCAAAGATCCAGAACGAGAACTGGTTCGAATTCGACGTAGTTGTAGCTACACCAGATATGATGGGTGTTGTTGGACGTCTCGGACGTGTACTTGGACCTAAAGGTCTCATGCCTAACCCGAAGGCTGGTACAGTAACAATGGACGTTACAAAAGCAATCCAGGATATCAAAGCTGGTAAGATTGAGTACAGACTCGACAAGACAAACATTATCCATGTACCAGTAGGTAAAGCTTCCTTTACCGAAGAGCAGCTTGCAGACAACTTCCAGACGCTGATCGATGCAATCAATAAAGCTAAACCGGCAGCATTAAAAGGACAGTACCTTAAGACTGTAACTCTTACATCTACAATGGGACCTGGTGTAAAGATCAACCCAATGAAGCTGGCATAA
- a CDS encoding IS607 family transposase has product MSKYYSIHEFSKIIGVSAQTLRNWDANGKLHPHHTTVSGYRYYSDEQLNQVINVKPKNRITIGYCRVFSHKQKDDLERQIDNVKTYLLAKGQPFEIISDIGSGINYKKKGLQELIRRISQNQVEKVVVLYKDRLLRFGFELIEYIASLYNCEIEIIDNTEKSEQQELVEDLVQIITVFSCKLQGKRANKAKKLIRELIQEETDGKSHKSNAATKQRTEN; this is encoded by the coding sequence TTGAGTAAATATTATTCTATACACGAATTTTCAAAAATTATAGGCGTATCTGCTCAGACATTACGAAATTGGGATGCAAATGGAAAACTTCATCCGCATCATACTACAGTAAGTGGCTATAGATATTATTCTGATGAGCAACTCAACCAGGTAATAAATGTAAAGCCTAAAAATCGCATTACAATTGGATATTGTCGCGTTTTCAGCCATAAACAAAAAGATGATTTGGAACGACAGATTGATAATGTTAAGACATATCTTTTGGCAAAAGGACAGCCGTTTGAGATAATAAGCGATATCGGTTCTGGGATTAATTATAAGAAAAAAGGACTTCAGGAATTGATTAGACGAATCTCTCAAAATCAAGTTGAAAAGGTTGTTGTTTTATATAAAGACAGGCTATTGCGATTTGGTTTTGAGTTGATAGAATATATCGCTTCACTTTATAATTGTGAGATTGAGATTATTGATAATACTGAAAAATCTGAGCAGCAGGAACTTGTTGAAGATCTGGTTCAAATAATCACAGTATTCAGCTGCAAATTACAAGGAAAACGAGCGAACAAAGCTAAGAAACTTATCCGGGAATTGATACAGGAGGAAACAGATGGTAAAAGCCATAAAAGTAATGCTGCTACCAAACAACGTACAGAAAACTAA
- a CDS encoding RNA-guided endonuclease InsQ/TnpB family protein yields MVKAIKVMLLPNNVQKTKMFQYAGASRFAYNWALAREKENYEKGGKFISDSELRKEFTKLRHSDEYAWLLNISNNVTKQAIKDACTAYKNFFKGLQKFPRFKSKKRLMPKFYQDNVKIQFSNTHVKFEGFSSSRKANKQKMNWVRLAEHGRIPTDVKYMNPRISFDGLNWWISVCVEFPDCKKTLNDDGVGIDLGIKDLAVCSDAVEYKNINKSQKVKKLEKQKRRLQRSISRSYEKNKEGESYCKTNNVIKKEKLLLKRNHRLTNIRKNYLNQTISEIVNRKPRFICIEDLNVSGMMKNRHLSKAVQEQGFFWFRKQLEYKCSDKGIQLIVADRFYPSSKLCSCCGNIKKDLKLSDRVYRCACGNIIDRDFQASINLKGYGERFAS; encoded by the coding sequence ATGGTAAAAGCCATAAAAGTAATGCTGCTACCAAACAACGTACAGAAAACTAAGATGTTTCAGTACGCAGGTGCTTCAAGATTTGCTTATAACTGGGCTTTGGCCAGGGAAAAAGAAAATTATGAAAAAGGTGGCAAATTCATTTCAGATTCAGAACTCAGAAAAGAATTTACAAAGCTCAGGCATTCTGATGAATACGCATGGCTGCTGAATATTTCAAATAATGTAACCAAACAGGCAATCAAAGATGCCTGTACTGCGTATAAGAACTTTTTCAAGGGTTTGCAAAAATTCCCAAGATTCAAGTCTAAAAAGAGATTAATGCCGAAGTTCTATCAGGACAATGTTAAGATACAATTCAGTAATACCCACGTTAAGTTTGAAGGCTTTTCTTCCAGCAGGAAAGCAAATAAGCAGAAAATGAATTGGGTAAGACTTGCAGAACATGGACGTATTCCAACAGATGTTAAATATATGAATCCGAGAATATCCTTTGACGGATTGAACTGGTGGATCAGTGTATGTGTGGAATTTCCTGATTGCAAAAAAACACTTAATGATGATGGAGTTGGTATAGACTTAGGAATCAAAGATTTGGCTGTCTGCTCTGATGCTGTTGAATATAAGAACATTAATAAGAGTCAGAAAGTAAAGAAACTAGAAAAACAGAAACGCAGATTACAGCGTAGTATCTCTCGTTCTTACGAGAAAAATAAGGAAGGAGAAAGTTACTGCAAAACCAATAATGTAATCAAAAAGGAAAAACTTTTATTAAAACGAAATCACAGATTAACAAACATCCGTAAAAACTATTTGAATCAGACCATATCTGAAATCGTAAATCGAAAACCAAGATTTATCTGTATTGAAGATCTGAATGTCAGCGGAATGATGAAAAATAGACATTTATCCAAAGCAGTTCAGGAACAAGGATTTTTTTGGTTTAGAAAACAGCTTGAATACAAATGCAGTGATAAAGGGATCCAGCTTATTGTGGCTGATCGGTTTTATCCATCATCAAAGCTTTGCAGCTGTTGTGGAAATATCAAAAAAGATTTGAAATTATCTGACAGGGTTTATAGATGTGCGTGTGGGAATATAATTGACAGAGATTTCCAGGCATCAATAAATCTTAAGGGGTATGGAGAACGATTTGCAAGCTGA
- the rplJ gene encoding 50S ribosomal protein L10 translates to MAKVELKQPVVQAIAEDIKDAASVVLVDYRGLTVAEDTALRKQLREAGVIYKVCKNTMMKRAFEGTDFAALDEHLEGPSAIAISKDDATAPARVICNFAKDAKALELKAGVVEGTLYDVNALNELAKIPSRDVLISKLLGSLQSPITNLARVLNQIAEQGGAEACEAAPAAEEAATEE, encoded by the coding sequence GTGGCAAAAGTTGAATTAAAACAACCAGTAGTACAGGCTATTGCAGAGGACATCAAAGATGCAGCAAGTGTTGTATTAGTTGACTACCGTGGACTGACTGTTGCTGAGGACACAGCTCTTCGTAAACAGCTCAGAGAAGCAGGTGTAATCTACAAAGTTTGTAAGAACACAATGATGAAGAGAGCTTTTGAAGGAACTGATTTCGCTGCTTTAGATGAGCACTTGGAAGGACCAAGCGCTATCGCAATTTCTAAAGACGATGCAACAGCTCCGGCAAGAGTCATTTGCAATTTCGCAAAAGATGCTAAGGCTCTTGAGTTAAAAGCAGGTGTTGTAGAAGGCACTCTTTATGATGTGAACGCTCTTAACGAGTTAGCTAAGATTCCATCAAGAGACGTACTTATTTCCAAATTGCTTGGAAGCTTACAGTCACCTATCACAAATCTTGCTCGTGTACTTAATCAGATCGCAGAGCAGGGTGGAGCTGAGGCTTGTGAAGCAGCTCCGGCAGCAGAAGAAGCTGCAACAGAGGAGTAA
- the rplL gene encoding 50S ribosomal protein L7/L12 produces MAKLTTAEFIDAIKELSVLELNDLVKACEEEFGVSAAAGVVVAAAGAEGGAAEEKDEFDVELVSAGAAKVKVIKAVREITGLGLKEAKELVDGAPKVVKEGASKAEAEDIKAKLEAEGAEVNLK; encoded by the coding sequence ATGGCAAAGTTAACAACAGCAGAATTTATCGATGCTATCAAAGAGTTATCTGTATTAGAGTTAAATGATCTTGTAAAAGCTTGTGAAGAAGAATTTGGCGTATCCGCAGCAGCAGGTGTTGTAGTAGCAGCAGCTGGAGCAGAGGGTGGAGCAGCAGAGGAGAAAGATGAGTTCGACGTAGAGCTTGTATCCGCTGGTGCAGCTAAAGTTAAAGTTATCAAAGCAGTTCGTGAGATCACAGGTCTTGGACTGAAAGAAGCTAAAGAGTTAGTAGACGGAGCTCCAAAGGTAGTTAAAGAGGGTGCTTCCAAAGCAGAGGCTGAGGACATCAAAGCTAAACTTGAGGCTGAGGGTGCAGAGGTTAACCTTAAATAA
- the rbsK gene encoding ribokinase, with product MKLAVVGSINTDMTVTAERIPLKGETLMGDSLSYIPGGKGANQAVAMAKLGAEVEMFGCVGNDDNGRRMVDNLNRVGVKTEHIQVLEGVPTGIAMITVGESDNTIIVVPGANGKVDKAYVDGIKDELVKYDMVVLQHEIPLETVHYIAEFCYEKNIPVVLNPAPAAEVPMDIIDKVTYVTPNEHEAVLIFGDELSTENLLKKYPEKLVITQGSRGVSTCLKNGEVLTVPARKANVVDTTGAGDTLNGAFSVRIAAGDDMKSALTYANVAASLSTEKFGAQTGMPTAEEVEKEMK from the coding sequence ATGAAACTGGCAGTTGTAGGAAGTATTAACACAGACATGACTGTAACAGCAGAAAGAATTCCACTTAAAGGTGAGACATTGATGGGCGACAGTTTGAGTTATATCCCGGGTGGAAAAGGTGCGAATCAGGCAGTTGCGATGGCAAAGCTTGGTGCTGAAGTCGAGATGTTCGGCTGTGTTGGTAATGATGACAATGGACGCAGAATGGTGGATAATCTGAATCGTGTTGGCGTAAAGACAGAGCATATCCAGGTTCTGGAAGGCGTGCCGACAGGAATTGCGATGATTACAGTTGGTGAGAGTGACAATACAATTATTGTTGTTCCGGGAGCAAATGGGAAAGTTGACAAGGCTTATGTGGATGGAATCAAAGATGAACTGGTGAAATATGACATGGTAGTTCTTCAGCATGAGATTCCGCTTGAGACAGTTCATTATATCGCAGAGTTTTGTTACGAAAAAAATATTCCAGTCGTACTGAATCCGGCACCGGCAGCAGAAGTGCCGATGGATATCATCGACAAAGTTACATACGTGACACCAAATGAGCATGAAGCAGTGCTGATCTTTGGAGACGAGTTGAGTACAGAAAATCTTTTGAAGAAGTATCCGGAGAAGCTTGTGATTACACAGGGATCCCGAGGAGTGTCTACATGCCTGAAAAATGGAGAAGTGCTGACAGTACCTGCAAGAAAGGCAAATGTGGTGGATACGACAGGAGCAGGAGATACACTGAATGGGGCATTTTCTGTAAGAATTGCAGCAGGTGATGATATGAAGAGTGCTCTTACTTATGCGAATGTAGCAGCAAGCCTTTCCACGGAGAAATTCGGTGCACAGACAGGAATGCCGACAGCGGAAGAAGTTGAAAAGGAAATGAAGTAA
- a CDS encoding LacI family DNA-binding transcriptional regulator, translated as MTSIREVAKLAGVSPATVSRVMNGTANVNEEKKKRVEAAIKETGFQPNELARALYKKSSKMIGMIVPDIENPFFSELAKAVEDTAYQNGYRILLCSSGGDEEKEAVNIQMFNQLRADGIVVMTNCAETGKVLADCPIPVVLVDRKLDGFKENALIEADNYKGGCLAAEHLVKCGSKNIVCMKEPTGYSSGRRRYEGYLDVCKKYNLKEQSVDCCYNYESGLRAAEEIIKKYPEVDGVVAGNDIVAMSVYKVFTRHGKKIPQEVQLVGFDDVGFGELFIPELTTIHQPIKEMGHLAAEIILKAVNGEPYEKKNVFDVKLIERETTKK; from the coding sequence TTGACTAGCATAAGAGAAGTGGCAAAGCTTGCCGGAGTATCTCCGGCAACGGTGTCACGTGTGATGAATGGAACTGCAAATGTAAATGAAGAGAAGAAAAAACGCGTAGAGGCAGCGATTAAGGAGACAGGATTTCAACCAAATGAACTGGCGAGAGCTTTGTATAAGAAGTCATCGAAGATGATCGGGATGATCGTGCCGGATATTGAAAACCCGTTTTTTAGTGAGCTTGCGAAAGCGGTGGAAGATACGGCATATCAGAACGGATACCGGATTCTTCTTTGCAGTTCGGGTGGAGACGAAGAGAAGGAGGCTGTAAACATTCAGATGTTCAATCAGCTCCGGGCAGATGGAATCGTTGTGATGACGAACTGCGCAGAGACAGGAAAAGTGTTGGCGGACTGTCCGATACCGGTCGTCCTTGTTGACCGCAAGCTTGATGGATTTAAAGAAAATGCATTAATTGAGGCGGACAACTACAAAGGCGGTTGTCTGGCAGCAGAGCATCTGGTGAAATGTGGCAGCAAGAATATTGTCTGTATGAAAGAACCGACCGGGTATTCCAGCGGGCGCAGACGATACGAAGGTTATCTGGATGTGTGTAAAAAATACAATCTCAAAGAACAGAGTGTGGACTGTTGTTATAATTATGAGAGTGGACTTCGGGCAGCAGAAGAGATCATTAAGAAGTATCCGGAAGTTGACGGGGTAGTTGCGGGAAATGATATTGTAGCAATGTCTGTATATAAGGTGTTCACAAGACACGGAAAGAAAATACCGCAGGAAGTTCAGCTTGTAGGATTCGATGATGTCGGGTTCGGCGAATTATTTATCCCGGAGCTGACGACTATACATCAGCCGATTAAAGAGATGGGGCATCTGGCAGCAGAGATTATTCTCAAAGCTGTGAATGGGGAACCTTACGAGAAGAAAAATGTATTTGACGTGAAGCTTATCGAGCGGGAGACAACAAAAAAATAA